Proteins from a genomic interval of Kitasatospora kifunensis:
- a CDS encoding DUF4439 domain-containing protein, whose protein sequence is MQSPSRRTFLATGALAAAGLLAACTSSGGKSGGAGGSDAGGRTTKADPDLPLRTKAVAATDALLAQYAPFTGAGGAPGSPVAQLHAEVLTQRAALAAGLPTGTASPSGASSSGAASPSGTASPSGAPSAPGAPAGWAPLAAAEWSTAQARLTDLAAASPELARLLASVSAAGALHAVELGDQAPLAPTAAPSANPSPSATGSPSAGGSPSGAASSNTMSAGAVTALQAALAAEHSAVYAFGVIGARIAPGPKRDDARACYAAHQARRDAWQQLLAGAGATPTPAAPGYELPFAVPDPTAAARLAGEIEIRLTAVYADLVAAGSGSLRLDAATALRTCTLQANHWGAAPGALPGLPAQAAATTGTTGATASPPVSPSASR, encoded by the coding sequence ATGCAGTCCCCGAGCCGGCGGACCTTCCTGGCCACCGGAGCCCTGGCCGCCGCCGGGCTCCTGGCCGCCTGCACCTCCTCGGGCGGGAAGTCGGGCGGGGCCGGCGGGTCGGATGCCGGCGGCAGGACCACGAAGGCCGACCCGGACCTGCCGCTGCGCACCAAGGCGGTGGCCGCCACCGACGCGCTGCTCGCCCAGTACGCGCCGTTCACCGGCGCCGGCGGGGCGCCCGGCTCGCCGGTGGCCCAGCTGCACGCGGAGGTGCTGACCCAGCGGGCCGCGCTGGCCGCCGGACTGCCGACCGGCACCGCGTCACCCTCAGGCGCCTCATCCTCAGGAGCCGCCTCGCCTTCGGGCACCGCCTCGCCTTCGGGCGCGCCGAGCGCACCCGGCGCCCCGGCGGGCTGGGCCCCGCTGGCCGCCGCCGAGTGGAGCACCGCGCAGGCCCGGCTGACCGACCTGGCGGCTGCCTCCCCCGAGCTGGCCCGCCTGCTGGCCTCCGTCTCGGCGGCGGGCGCGCTGCACGCCGTCGAGCTGGGCGACCAGGCCCCGCTGGCGCCGACTGCCGCGCCGTCAGCCAACCCCTCCCCCAGCGCCACTGGCTCCCCGTCAGCCGGTGGCAGCCCGTCAGGCGCCGCGTCTTCGAACACCATGTCGGCCGGGGCGGTGACCGCGCTGCAGGCGGCGTTGGCCGCCGAGCACAGCGCCGTCTACGCCTTCGGGGTGATCGGCGCGCGGATCGCCCCCGGGCCCAAGCGCGACGACGCCCGCGCCTGCTACGCCGCCCACCAGGCCCGCCGGGATGCCTGGCAGCAGCTGCTGGCCGGCGCGGGCGCGACCCCGACTCCCGCCGCGCCCGGGTACGAGCTCCCGTTCGCCGTCCCGGACCCGACCGCGGCCGCCCGGCTGGCCGGCGAGATCGAAATCCGGCTGACCGCGGTCTACGCCGACCTGGTGGCGGCAGGCTCCGGCTCGCTGCGGCTGGACGCGGCCACCGCGCTGCGCACCTGCACCCTGCAGGCCAACCACTGGGGCGCCGCCCCGGGCGCGCTGCCCGGCCTGCCCGCCCAAGCCGCCGCCACCACCGGCACGACCGGCGCAACCGCCAGCCCGCCGGTCAGCCCGTCCGCGAGCCGCTGA
- the rimP gene encoding ribosome maturation factor RimP, with protein sequence MSTTPTDRLRALLVPLAERAGLDLEDVKVSQAGSRRQVQIDVDADGGVDLDAIAEFSREVGQALDESDVMGSAAYVLEVGSPGVDRPLTEPRHWRRNTGRLVKVQLVEGGEIIARVLSSDEDGALVEVQPVKGRGRAKERRLEFAEVAKARIQVEFNRKEDEQLLADDAEFEESDGAEGAAGTESEQDGAGEHADRDEQ encoded by the coding sequence ATGAGCACCACCCCCACCGATCGGTTGCGTGCCCTGTTGGTGCCGCTGGCCGAGCGCGCCGGTCTGGACCTTGAGGACGTCAAGGTGAGCCAGGCGGGCAGTCGCCGCCAGGTGCAGATCGATGTGGACGCGGATGGTGGCGTGGACCTGGACGCGATCGCCGAGTTCAGTCGCGAGGTGGGCCAGGCGCTGGACGAGAGCGACGTGATGGGCAGCGCCGCGTACGTGCTGGAGGTCGGCTCCCCGGGCGTGGACCGCCCGCTCACCGAGCCTCGCCACTGGCGCCGTAACACCGGCCGACTGGTGAAGGTCCAGCTCGTCGAGGGCGGCGAGATCATCGCCCGCGTCCTGTCGAGCGACGAGGACGGCGCGCTGGTCGAGGTGCAGCCGGTCAAGGGCCGGGGCCGTGCCAAGGAGCGCCGCCTTGAGTTCGCCGAGGTCGCCAAGGCCCGCATCCAGGTGGAGTTCAACCGCAAGGAGGACGAGCAGTTGCTCGCCGACGACGCGGAGTTCGAGGAGAGCGACGGCGCCGAGGGCGCCGCCGGGACCGAGAGCGAGCAGGACGGCGCCGGCGAGCACGCCGACCGCGACGAGCAGTGA
- the nusA gene encoding transcription termination factor NusA: protein MDIDMSALRGLVTEKNIPFDLLVESIESALLIAYHRTEGSRRRARVELNRKTGHVTVWALEDASELEEGVEPKEFDDTPSGFGRIAASTAKQVILQRLRDAADDQTFGEYAGKEGDIVTGVVQQGSDPKNVLVDIGKLEAILPPQEQVPGEEYKHGTRLRSYVVAVRRGVRGASVTLSRTHPNLVRKLFALEVPEIADGSVEIAAIAREAGHRTKIAVFSRRAGLNAKGACIGPMGGRVRNVMAELHGEKIDIVDWSEDPAEMVASALSPARVTKVEIVDYAQRSARVIVPDYQLSLAIGKEGQNARLAARLTGWRIDIRPDTETAGAEPGGESTAE from the coding sequence GTGGACATCGACATGAGTGCCCTGCGTGGGCTGGTGACCGAGAAGAACATCCCGTTCGACCTGTTGGTCGAGTCGATCGAGTCGGCGCTCCTCATCGCGTACCACCGGACCGAGGGATCGCGTCGCCGCGCCCGCGTCGAGCTGAACCGCAAGACCGGCCACGTGACCGTGTGGGCGCTTGAGGACGCGAGCGAGCTGGAGGAGGGCGTCGAGCCCAAGGAGTTCGACGACACCCCCAGTGGCTTCGGCCGGATCGCCGCGAGCACCGCCAAGCAGGTGATCCTGCAGCGTCTGCGGGACGCCGCCGACGACCAGACCTTCGGCGAGTACGCGGGCAAGGAGGGCGACATCGTCACCGGTGTCGTCCAGCAGGGCAGCGACCCGAAGAACGTCCTGGTGGACATCGGCAAGCTGGAGGCCATCCTGCCCCCGCAGGAGCAGGTCCCCGGCGAGGAGTACAAGCACGGCACCCGGCTGCGCAGCTACGTGGTGGCGGTGCGCCGCGGCGTGCGCGGTGCCTCGGTGACGCTCTCGCGCACCCACCCCAACCTGGTGCGCAAGCTCTTCGCGCTGGAGGTCCCGGAGATCGCCGACGGCAGCGTCGAGATCGCCGCGATCGCCCGCGAGGCCGGCCACCGCACCAAGATCGCCGTCTTCTCGCGCCGGGCCGGCCTGAACGCCAAGGGTGCCTGCATCGGCCCGATGGGCGGCCGGGTGCGCAACGTGATGGCCGAGCTGCACGGCGAGAAGATCGACATCGTGGACTGGTCCGAGGACCCGGCCGAGATGGTGGCCAGCGCCCTGTCCCCCGCGCGGGTGACGAAGGTCGAGATCGTCGACTACGCGCAGCGCTCCGCCCGGGTGATCGTGCCCGACTACCAGCTGTCGCTGGCGATCGGCAAGGAGGGGCAGAACGCCCGCCTGGCCGCCCGTCTCACCGGCTGGCGGATCGACATCCGCCCGGACACCGAGACCGCCGGTGCCGAGCCGGGCGGGGAATCCACCGCCGAGTAG
- the ispG gene encoding flavodoxin-dependent (E)-4-hydroxy-3-methylbut-2-enyl-diphosphate synthase: protein MTAISLGIPSLPLKPLAQRRVSRQIMVGNVPVGGDAPVSVQSMTTTLTSDVNATLQQIAQLTASGCQIVRVAVPSQDDADALPIIAKKSQIPVIADIHFQPKYVFAAIDAGCAAVRVNPGNIKAFDDKVGEIAKAAKAAGTPIRIGVNAGSLDKRLLEKYGKATPEALVESALWECSLFEEHDFRDIKISVKHNDPVVMINAYRQLAAACDYPLHLGVTEAGPAFQGTIKSAVAFGALLAEGIGDTIRVSLSAPPVEEIKVGIQILESLNLRQRGLEIVSCPSCGRAQVDVYKLAEEVTAGLEGMEVPLRVAVMGCVVNGPGEAREADLGVASGNGKGQIFVKGEVIKTVPESKIVETLIEEALKLAEQMQADGAPSGSPTVIAAD from the coding sequence ATGACCGCGATCTCGCTCGGTATTCCGTCCCTGCCGCTCAAGCCGCTGGCCCAGCGCCGCGTCTCGCGTCAGATCATGGTCGGCAACGTCCCGGTCGGTGGTGACGCGCCGGTGTCGGTGCAGTCGATGACCACCACGTTGACCTCGGATGTGAACGCGACGCTGCAGCAGATCGCGCAGCTGACCGCCTCCGGTTGCCAGATCGTGCGGGTGGCGGTGCCCTCGCAGGACGACGCGGACGCGCTGCCGATCATCGCGAAGAAGTCGCAGATCCCGGTGATCGCGGACATCCACTTCCAGCCGAAGTACGTGTTCGCGGCGATCGACGCGGGGTGTGCGGCGGTGCGGGTGAACCCGGGCAACATCAAGGCCTTCGACGACAAGGTCGGGGAGATCGCGAAGGCGGCGAAGGCGGCCGGTACGCCGATCCGGATCGGGGTCAACGCGGGGTCGCTGGACAAGCGGCTGCTGGAGAAGTACGGCAAGGCCACGCCGGAGGCGCTGGTGGAGTCGGCGCTGTGGGAGTGCTCGCTGTTCGAGGAGCACGACTTCCGGGACATCAAGATCTCGGTGAAGCACAACGACCCGGTGGTGATGATCAACGCGTACCGGCAGTTGGCGGCGGCGTGTGACTATCCGCTGCACCTGGGGGTGACGGAGGCGGGTCCGGCGTTCCAGGGGACGATCAAGTCGGCGGTGGCGTTCGGTGCGCTGCTGGCGGAGGGGATCGGGGACACGATCCGGGTTTCGCTGTCGGCGCCGCCGGTGGAGGAGATCAAGGTCGGGATCCAGATCCTGGAGTCGTTGAACCTGCGTCAGCGCGGGTTGGAGATCGTTTCGTGTCCGTCGTGCGGTCGGGCGCAGGTGGATGTGTACAAGCTCGCGGAGGAGGTCACCGCGGGGCTGGAGGGTATGGAGGTGCCGCTGCGGGTGGCGGTGATGGGCTGTGTGGTGAACGGTCCGGGTGAGGCGCGTGAGGCGGATCTGGGGGTGGCCTCGGGCAACGGCAAGGGGCAGATCTTCGTGAAGGGCGAGGTGATCAAGACCGTGCCCGAGTCGAAGATCGTCGAGACCCTGATCGAGGAGGCCCTCAAGCTGGCCGAGCAGATGCAGGCCGACGGCGCCCCCTCCGGCTCCCCGACCGTGATCGCCGCCGACTGA
- a CDS encoding M50 family metallopeptidase: MTAVMTVLGIVVFFVGLLFSIAWHELGHLSTAKLFKIRVPQYMVGFGPTVWSRKKGETEYGFKAIPLGGYIRMIGMFPPGADGKITKRSSSPWRSMIEDAREASYEELQPGDENRLFYTRKPWQRVIVMFAGPFMNLILAFALFLVTMMGFGVPKSLPIVGSVSQCVVPATQASDTCAKDATPSPAAAAGLKAGDSIVSFNGDAIHSYQQLSSDIRDSYGKSVPIVVKRGGQQLTLTAQITQNQLAKLDKYGDPVPGAKPVTAGFLGISPTSGVVQLGFGESLSKMSDMADTGIHSLVALPGKIPALWDSVVKGTPRQADSPVGMVGAARVGGEVFALHMPASQRIAFMVNLLAGINLSLFLFNMLPLLPLDGGHVAGALWESIRRQTAKLFRRPDPGPFDVAKLMPLAYVVASIFVGFTLLVLIADVINPVKIS, translated from the coding sequence GTGACTGCAGTGATGACGGTGCTGGGCATCGTGGTCTTTTTCGTCGGGCTGCTCTTCTCGATCGCCTGGCACGAGCTGGGCCACCTGTCGACGGCCAAGCTCTTCAAGATCCGGGTGCCGCAGTACATGGTCGGCTTCGGGCCGACCGTCTGGTCCCGGAAGAAGGGCGAGACGGAGTACGGCTTCAAGGCGATCCCGTTGGGCGGCTACATCCGGATGATCGGGATGTTCCCGCCAGGGGCCGACGGGAAGATCACCAAGCGCAGCAGCTCCCCGTGGCGCTCGATGATCGAGGACGCTCGCGAGGCCTCCTACGAGGAGCTGCAGCCCGGCGACGAGAACCGGCTCTTCTACACCCGCAAGCCCTGGCAGCGGGTCATCGTGATGTTCGCCGGGCCCTTCATGAACCTGATCCTGGCCTTCGCGCTCTTCCTGGTCACCATGATGGGCTTCGGCGTTCCCAAGTCGCTGCCGATCGTCGGCTCGGTCTCGCAGTGCGTGGTCCCGGCCACCCAGGCGAGCGACACCTGCGCCAAGGACGCAACTCCCTCCCCGGCCGCCGCGGCCGGGCTGAAGGCGGGCGACAGCATCGTCTCCTTCAACGGCGACGCGATCCACAGCTACCAGCAGCTGTCCTCGGACATCCGTGACTCCTACGGCAAGAGCGTGCCGATTGTGGTCAAGCGCGGTGGTCAGCAGCTGACCCTGACCGCGCAGATCACCCAGAACCAGCTCGCCAAGCTCGACAAGTACGGCGACCCGGTCCCGGGCGCCAAGCCGGTGACGGCCGGCTTCCTGGGCATCAGCCCGACCTCGGGCGTGGTCCAGCTGGGCTTCGGCGAGAGCCTCAGCAAGATGTCCGACATGGCGGACACCGGAATCCACTCGCTGGTGGCGCTGCCCGGCAAGATCCCGGCGCTCTGGGACTCGGTGGTCAAGGGCACCCCGCGCCAGGCCGACTCCCCGGTCGGCATGGTCGGCGCGGCCCGGGTCGGCGGCGAGGTCTTCGCGCTGCACATGCCGGCCTCGCAGCGGATCGCCTTCATGGTCAACCTGCTGGCCGGTATCAACCTCTCGCTCTTCCTGTTCAACATGCTGCCGCTGCTGCCGCTGGACGGCGGGCACGTGGCCGGGGCGCTGTGGGAGTCGATCCGCCGGCAGACCGCCAAGCTCTTCAGGCGGCCCGACCCCGGACCCTTCGACGTGGCCAAGCTGATGCCGTTGGCGTACGTCGTTGCCAGCATCTTCGTCGGCTTCACCCTGCTGGTGCTGATCGCCGACGTGATCAACCCGGTGAAGATCAGCTAG
- the dxr gene encoding 1-deoxy-D-xylulose-5-phosphate reductoisomerase, translating to MNSLAHPQLRFTPVVDDPSGPRELVLLGSTGSIGTQAIDIVLRNPDRFKVVALSAAGGQVELLAEQAFQLGVHTVAVARPQAEPALRAALADRFAGRPLPTVLAGPDAATELAQLPCHSVLNGITGSIGLAPTLAALRAGRVLVLANKESLIVGGPLVKAVAAPGQIVPVDSEHAALFQALSAGTPREVRRLVVTASGGPFRGRTREQLAGVTPKDALAHPTWAMGPVVTINSATLVNKGLEVIEAHLLYDIPFERIDVVVHPQSVVHSMVEYTDGSTMAQASPPDMRMPIALGLGWPDRIPDAAPGCDWTKAATWEFFPLDDEAFPAVALAREVGTLGGTAPAVFNAANEECVDAFLHGGLAFTAIVDTVAKVVAEHGSAGRGTSLTVGDVLDAEGWARARARELAAG from the coding sequence ATGAACTCGCTCGCCCACCCGCAGCTGCGCTTCACTCCGGTCGTCGACGACCCGTCAGGGCCCCGGGAGCTGGTCCTGCTCGGCTCGACCGGCTCGATCGGCACCCAGGCCATCGACATCGTGCTCCGCAACCCGGACCGGTTCAAGGTGGTCGCGCTGTCGGCGGCCGGTGGTCAGGTCGAGCTGCTCGCCGAGCAGGCCTTCCAGCTCGGCGTGCACACGGTGGCGGTGGCCCGTCCGCAGGCCGAGCCGGCGCTGCGCGCCGCGCTCGCCGACCGTTTCGCCGGTCGGCCGCTGCCGACCGTGCTGGCCGGCCCGGACGCCGCCACCGAGCTGGCCCAGCTGCCCTGCCACTCGGTGCTCAACGGCATCACCGGGTCGATCGGCCTGGCTCCGACCCTGGCCGCACTGCGCGCCGGGCGGGTCCTGGTGCTGGCCAACAAGGAGTCGCTGATCGTCGGCGGCCCGCTGGTCAAGGCGGTGGCCGCGCCGGGCCAGATCGTGCCGGTCGACTCCGAGCACGCCGCGCTCTTCCAGGCGCTGAGCGCCGGCACCCCGCGCGAGGTGCGCCGCCTGGTGGTCACCGCGAGCGGCGGCCCCTTCCGTGGCCGCACCCGTGAGCAGCTGGCCGGCGTCACCCCCAAGGACGCGCTGGCCCACCCCACCTGGGCGATGGGCCCGGTGGTGACGATCAACTCGGCCACCCTGGTCAACAAGGGCCTTGAGGTGATCGAGGCGCACCTGCTCTACGACATCCCGTTCGAGCGGATCGACGTGGTGGTGCATCCGCAGTCGGTGGTCCACTCGATGGTGGAGTACACGGACGGCTCAACGATGGCCCAGGCCAGTCCGCCGGACATGCGGATGCCGATCGCGCTCGGCCTCGGCTGGCCCGACCGGATCCCGGACGCGGCTCCCGGCTGCGACTGGACCAAGGCCGCCACCTGGGAGTTCTTCCCGCTGGACGACGAGGCCTTCCCGGCCGTGGCGCTTGCCCGTGAGGTGGGTACGCTCGGCGGCACGGCTCCGGCGGTCTTCAACGCGGCCAACGAGGAGTGCGTGGACGCCTTCCTGCACGGCGGTCTGGCCTTCACCGCGATCGTCGACACGGTCGCCAAGGTGGTGGCCGAGCACGGCAGCGCCGGTCGGGGAACTTCCCTGACGGTCGGGGACGTCCTGGATGCGGAGGGCTGGGCGAGGGCCCGGGCCCGGGAGTTGGCGGCGGGTTAG
- a CDS encoding GNAT family N-acetyltransferase: MEQLTEVSVQPIDLAAWAPYALEVQSAAFGLSPSEVAVRLHIVGRHALQPGVIALGALRAGRLVGFGYGMPNLREHWWSTVIEPYLEANGHGDWLDGVFAITELHVLPEYQGQGLGTTLIRSLCERSGLPRSILSAIDAETPARRLYRSLGYRDLARAVRFPNTDRPYVVMGARLPLLDRYSRPANSR, from the coding sequence ATGGAGCAGCTGACCGAGGTGTCCGTCCAGCCGATCGACCTGGCGGCTTGGGCGCCGTACGCGCTGGAGGTGCAGTCGGCGGCCTTCGGGCTCTCGCCCTCGGAGGTCGCGGTCCGGTTGCACATCGTGGGGCGGCACGCCCTGCAGCCCGGGGTGATCGCGCTCGGCGCGCTGCGCGCCGGTCGGCTGGTCGGCTTCGGCTACGGCATGCCCAACCTGCGCGAGCACTGGTGGAGCACGGTGATCGAGCCGTACCTGGAGGCGAACGGGCACGGGGACTGGCTGGACGGGGTCTTCGCCATCACCGAACTGCACGTGCTGCCCGAGTACCAGGGGCAGGGCCTGGGCACCACGCTGATCCGCAGCCTGTGCGAGCGCTCCGGCCTGCCACGCAGCATTCTCTCCGCGATCGACGCCGAGACCCCCGCCCGCCGGCTCTACCGCTCGCTCGGCTACCGCGACTTGGCCCGCGCGGTGCGCTTCCCGAACACCGACCGTCCGTACGTCGTGATGGGCGCCCGGTTGCCGCTGCTCGATCGCTACAGCCGCCCGGCGAACTCCAGGTAG
- a CDS encoding GNAT family N-acetyltransferase, producing MLPGALQAARSLSATRVLDGPDLADTLEVLRRDPVANAFVATRVEAVGLDPWRLGGEMWGWFDQDGRLESLCYAGANLVPINAGPQAVRAFAERARRQGRRCSSIVGPAEQTAALWALLEPSWGPAREVRAHQPLLATTEPAAEVAPDPLVRRVRKDELDLLMPACVAMFTEEVGVSPLAGDGGLLYQARVAELVAGGRSFARISEQGEVVFKAEIGAVTQGACQIQGVWVAPAHRGRRLSESGMAAVLDIALREVAPVVSLYVNDYNLPARAAYHRVGFREVGAFMSVLF from the coding sequence ATGCTCCCCGGTGCCCTGCAGGCCGCCCGCAGCCTGTCGGCGACCCGGGTGCTGGACGGACCCGACCTCGCCGACACCCTTGAGGTGCTGCGCCGGGACCCGGTCGCCAACGCCTTCGTGGCCACCCGGGTCGAGGCGGTCGGCCTCGACCCGTGGCGGCTCGGCGGCGAGATGTGGGGCTGGTTCGACCAGGACGGGCGCCTGGAGTCGCTCTGCTACGCCGGGGCCAACCTGGTGCCGATCAACGCCGGACCGCAGGCCGTGCGGGCCTTCGCCGAGCGGGCCCGCCGCCAGGGACGGCGCTGCTCCTCGATCGTCGGCCCCGCCGAGCAGACCGCCGCGCTGTGGGCGCTGCTGGAGCCCAGCTGGGGGCCGGCCCGTGAGGTGCGGGCCCACCAGCCGCTGCTGGCCACCACCGAGCCGGCCGCCGAGGTCGCGCCCGACCCGCTGGTGCGCCGGGTCCGCAAGGACGAGCTCGACCTGCTGATGCCGGCCTGCGTGGCGATGTTCACCGAGGAGGTCGGGGTCTCCCCGCTGGCCGGCGACGGCGGACTGCTCTACCAGGCCCGAGTGGCCGAACTCGTGGCCGGTGGCCGCTCGTTCGCGCGGATCTCGGAGCAGGGCGAGGTGGTCTTCAAGGCCGAGATCGGCGCGGTGACCCAGGGGGCCTGCCAGATCCAGGGGGTCTGGGTCGCGCCCGCCCACCGCGGTCGCCGGCTCTCCGAGAGCGGCATGGCCGCCGTGCTGGACATCGCGCTGCGCGAGGTCGCCCCGGTGGTCAGCCTCTACGTCAACGACTACAACCTGCCCGCCAGGGCCGCCTACCACCGGGTCGGCTTCCGTGAGGTCGGTGCCTTCATGTCGGTGCTCTTCTGA
- a CDS encoding YlxR family protein has protein sequence MSGRTRVRACPERTCVGCRKRAAKHELLRITVVEGVCAPDPRGSLPGRGAYLHPEPACLDLAVRRRAFPRAFRLQGTLDTQALREWVEARADSAAAS, from the coding sequence GTGTCCGGCCGGACGCGTGTCCGCGCATGCCCTGAACGCACCTGCGTGGGCTGCCGCAAGCGAGCGGCCAAGCACGAGCTGTTGCGAATCACGGTGGTCGAGGGCGTCTGCGCCCCCGATCCTCGCGGTTCGCTGCCTGGCCGGGGCGCGTATCTGCACCCCGAACCGGCCTGCCTCGACCTGGCGGTCCGCCGCCGGGCGTTCCCGAGGGCCTTCCGGCTCCAGGGCACGCTCGACACGCAGGCGCTACGGGAGTGGGTCGAGGCCCGGGCGGACAGCGCCGCGGCGTCCTGA
- a CDS encoding aminoglycoside phosphotransferase family protein, giving the protein MSPAAGKCTVPDRLRESVLARQGEAGARWLAALPDRVARQLEHWDLTLDRVAEPGGRLSLIGYVRRADNSPAVLKAGLVTAETAQEPAALTHWAGRGAVLLLDADPPEGFLLLERLHGEIPLRSLVEAKAMLEACGLLQRLWSAPGPDHPFDSVAEQVAVRSNWLIEHPALAEELDARPLVEAAVRTAAELLASAEESFLLHGDFHHGNVMAADRAPWLAIDPQPLVGERAFDLAWLAQDRKETLAAAPSPEGAVRRRLHQLAEAVEVDLERLRGWALFRSVAAGLAALAAGDRAGAELYLEFAGRL; this is encoded by the coding sequence ATGTCGCCAGCAGCAGGAAAGTGCACCGTCCCGGACCGACTGCGCGAGAGCGTGCTGGCCCGCCAGGGCGAGGCGGGCGCCCGGTGGCTGGCGGCGCTGCCGGACCGGGTCGCCCGGCAACTGGAGCACTGGGACCTCACCTTGGACCGGGTCGCCGAGCCGGGCGGCCGGCTCAGCCTGATCGGCTACGTACGGCGCGCGGACAACTCTCCCGCCGTGCTCAAGGCCGGCCTGGTCACCGCCGAGACCGCCCAGGAACCCGCCGCGCTCACCCACTGGGCCGGCCGCGGCGCGGTGCTACTGCTGGACGCCGACCCGCCCGAGGGCTTTCTGCTGCTGGAACGTCTGCACGGGGAGATCCCGCTGCGCTCGCTGGTCGAGGCGAAGGCGATGCTGGAGGCCTGCGGCCTGCTCCAGCGCCTGTGGAGCGCCCCGGGCCCGGATCATCCGTTCGACTCGGTGGCCGAGCAGGTCGCCGTCCGCTCCAACTGGTTGATCGAACATCCGGCGCTGGCCGAGGAGTTGGACGCCCGCCCGCTGGTGGAGGCGGCGGTGCGTACCGCCGCCGAGCTACTGGCCTCCGCCGAGGAGTCCTTCCTGCTGCACGGCGACTTCCACCACGGCAATGTGATGGCCGCCGACCGCGCGCCGTGGCTGGCCATCGACCCGCAACCGCTGGTCGGCGAACGCGCCTTCGACCTGGCCTGGCTGGCACAGGACCGCAAGGAGACACTGGCCGCCGCCCCCAGCCCCGAGGGCGCCGTGCGCCGACGCCTGCACCAGCTGGCCGAGGCGGTGGAGGTGGACCTGGAGCGGCTGCGCGGCTGGGCGCTCTTTCGCAGCGTCGCGGCCGGTCTCGCCGCGCTGGCGGCCGGCGACCGGGCCGGCGCCGAGCTCTACCTGGAGTTCGCCGGGCGGCTGTAG
- a CDS encoding aldehyde dehydrogenase family protein, translating into MTTTHAFWLAGRQETGERSFEVRHPFDDSLVAEVSVPTDAQVDEAVEAAVAALPVFAATPAHVRAAALDHVARRLTERTEEIARLITAENGKPIKWARGEVGRAASVFRWAAEEARRTNGETMRLDTDPGGVGRFAVVRRFPRGVVLGIAPFNFPLNLVAHKVAPAIAVGAPIILKPAPATPLSALLLGELLAETELPVGAWSVLPVENAKMPALVQDHRLPVISFTGSDKVGYQIMDSVPRKHVTLELGGNAAAVVLADWSSEADLEWAATRIATFANYQGGQSCISVQRVIADAAVYDALVEKVVAKVQAQVTGDPAADATDVGPLVDVNAAKRVEEWVADAVAKGAKVLTGGTREGAAYAPTVLAELPADAILATAEVFGPVLSLHKVDSTEEAFAAVNDSAFGLQAGVFTHDVQAAFRAHRELQVGGVVIGDAPSYRADQMPYGGVKDSGVGREGVKYAMDDFTFEKVLVLTGLDL; encoded by the coding sequence GTGACCACGACCCACGCATTCTGGTTGGCCGGCCGCCAGGAGACTGGCGAGCGCAGCTTCGAGGTCCGCCACCCGTTCGACGACAGCCTGGTCGCCGAGGTCAGCGTGCCCACCGACGCCCAGGTGGACGAGGCCGTCGAGGCCGCCGTCGCCGCGCTGCCGGTCTTCGCCGCCACCCCGGCGCACGTGCGCGCGGCCGCGCTGGACCACGTGGCCCGCCGGCTGACCGAGCGCACCGAGGAGATCGCCCGGCTGATCACGGCCGAGAACGGCAAGCCGATCAAGTGGGCCCGTGGCGAGGTCGGCCGGGCCGCCTCGGTCTTCCGCTGGGCCGCCGAGGAGGCTCGCCGCACCAACGGCGAGACCATGCGGCTGGACACCGACCCGGGCGGCGTGGGCCGCTTCGCGGTGGTGCGCCGCTTCCCGCGCGGTGTGGTGCTGGGCATCGCCCCGTTCAACTTCCCGCTCAACCTGGTGGCCCACAAGGTCGCCCCGGCGATCGCGGTCGGTGCCCCGATCATCCTCAAGCCGGCCCCGGCCACCCCGCTCTCGGCCCTGCTGCTGGGCGAGCTGCTGGCCGAGACCGAGCTGCCCGTCGGCGCCTGGAGCGTGCTGCCGGTGGAGAACGCCAAGATGCCCGCACTGGTCCAGGACCACCGCCTGCCGGTGATCTCCTTCACCGGTTCGGACAAGGTCGGCTACCAGATCATGGACTCGGTGCCGCGCAAGCACGTCACCCTCGAGCTCGGCGGCAACGCCGCCGCCGTGGTGCTCGCCGACTGGTCCTCGGAGGCCGACCTGGAGTGGGCCGCCACCCGGATCGCGACCTTCGCCAACTACCAGGGCGGCCAGTCCTGCATCTCGGTGCAGCGGGTGATCGCGGACGCGGCGGTGTACGACGCGCTGGTCGAGAAGGTGGTCGCCAAGGTGCAGGCCCAGGTCACCGGCGACCCGGCCGCGGACGCCACCGACGTGGGCCCGCTGGTGGACGTGAACGCGGCCAAGCGGGTCGAGGAGTGGGTGGCCGACGCCGTCGCCAAGGGCGCCAAGGTGCTCACCGGTGGCACCCGCGAGGGCGCGGCCTACGCCCCGACCGTGCTGGCCGAGCTGCCCGCCGACGCGATCCTGGCCACCGCCGAGGTCTTCGGCCCGGTCCTGTCGCTGCACAAGGTGGACTCCACCGAGGAGGCCTTCGCCGCCGTCAACGACTCCGCCTTCGGCCTGCAGGCCGGCGTCTTCACGCACGACGTGCAGGCCGCCTTCCGGGCCCACCGGGAGCTGCAGGTGGGCGGCGTGGTCATCGGCGACGCCCCGTCCTACCGCGCCGACCAGATGCCGTACGGCGGCGTCAAGGACTCGGGCGTGGGCCGTGAGGGCGTCAAGTACGCGATGGACGACTTCACCTTCGAGAAGGTCCTGGTGCTCACCGGCCTCGACCTCTGA